A single region of the Actinoplanes sp. SE50/110 genome encodes:
- a CDS encoding LLM class F420-dependent oxidoreductase — protein MTTTPGTIRVAIQIPPSRADYAAIRRAVAEADALGVDAIFNWDHFFPLGKDPSGKHFECWTTLAAWAESTGHAAIGALVSCVAYRNPDLLADMARTVDHISDGRAILGIGAGFREWEAEEYGFAFGSPAQRVRELREALHRIERRLQLLNPRPIRRMPILVAADGPQALRLVARYADIWQTFAEDDVFSEKSRRLDGFCDELRRDPATIERAVFVDGDPWTVAAPLRARGAGMFTLMTRGPDFDLDELRRWLAWRDEENARLPVAARNP, from the coding sequence GTGACGACGACACCGGGCACGATACGAGTCGCGATCCAGATCCCACCGTCGCGGGCGGACTATGCGGCCATCCGGCGGGCCGTGGCCGAAGCCGACGCGCTCGGCGTCGACGCGATCTTCAACTGGGACCACTTCTTCCCGCTCGGCAAGGACCCCTCCGGCAAGCATTTCGAGTGCTGGACCACGCTCGCGGCCTGGGCCGAGTCCACCGGCCACGCCGCGATCGGCGCGTTGGTCAGTTGCGTCGCCTACCGCAACCCCGACCTGCTCGCCGACATGGCCCGCACCGTCGACCACATCAGCGACGGTCGGGCGATCCTCGGCATCGGCGCGGGCTTCCGCGAGTGGGAGGCCGAGGAGTACGGCTTCGCGTTCGGATCACCGGCTCAGCGGGTGCGCGAGCTACGCGAGGCCCTGCACCGCATCGAACGCCGGCTGCAGCTGCTCAACCCGCGCCCGATCCGGCGGATGCCGATCCTGGTTGCCGCCGACGGGCCCCAGGCGCTGCGGCTGGTGGCCCGGTACGCCGACATCTGGCAGACCTTCGCCGAGGACGACGTCTTCAGCGAGAAGTCGCGCCGACTCGACGGGTTCTGCGATGAACTGCGGCGTGACCCGGCCACCATCGAACGGGCGGTGTTCGTCGACGGCGACCCGTGGACCGTCGCAGCGCCGCTGCGTGCGCGCGGCGCCGGCATGTTCACCCTGATGACCCGCGGCCCGGACTTCGATCTCGACGAGCTACGCCGCTGGCTCGCCTGGCGCGACGAGGAGAACGCCCGCCTCCCGGTGGCCGCCCGGAATCCGTGA